In the genome of Bacillus solimangrovi, one region contains:
- the flhB gene encoding flagellar biosynthesis protein FlhB, producing MQYLKLDLQYFSGEKTEKATPKKRNDARKKGQVAKSQDVGTALILFFVFLLFWFAGEIFGNQMFVIIQHALQEYIYWDITQENVHKMFVEYSTMGVMLVAPIMLVTMIAGLAANYMQVGFMFTTEVLKMDLKKLNPISGFKKIFGIRSIVELFKSILKISFVGTATFAVLWMNFDKVLLLSQMSIAEGVAVIGNLIVQMGLTASLLLLVLSSLDYMYQKFEHEKQLRMSKQDLKDEHKNTEGDPKIKSKIKEKQRQMAMQRMMQEVPQADVVITNPTHFAVALKYDEEKADAPYVVAKGVDYMALKIRQIASNHDIETVENRPLARALYADAEIGQTIPEEFFKTVAEILAYVYRLKKKV from the coding sequence ATGCAATACTTAAAGTTAGACTTGCAATATTTCTCTGGTGAAAAAACTGAAAAAGCAACCCCGAAGAAGCGAAACGATGCTAGAAAAAAGGGGCAGGTGGCTAAGAGTCAAGATGTAGGCACAGCCCTCATCTTGTTTTTTGTATTTCTGCTATTTTGGTTTGCTGGTGAAATATTTGGGAATCAAATGTTCGTCATTATTCAGCATGCACTACAAGAATATATCTACTGGGATATTACACAAGAAAATGTACATAAAATGTTTGTTGAATACAGTACGATGGGCGTTATGCTCGTTGCCCCAATTATGCTTGTTACAATGATAGCAGGGTTAGCAGCAAATTATATGCAAGTTGGTTTTATGTTTACAACAGAAGTATTAAAGATGGATTTGAAAAAACTGAATCCTATTTCGGGCTTTAAAAAAATCTTTGGAATTCGATCAATAGTAGAACTATTTAAATCGATCTTAAAAATTTCATTTGTTGGCACAGCTACATTTGCTGTATTGTGGATGAACTTTGATAAAGTATTACTTCTTTCGCAAATGAGTATTGCTGAAGGGGTTGCGGTAATCGGAAATTTGATTGTTCAAATGGGTCTTACAGCATCCTTATTATTATTAGTGTTATCCTCACTTGATTATATGTATCAGAAGTTTGAGCATGAAAAGCAATTAAGAATGTCAAAGCAAGACTTGAAGGATGAACACAAAAATACTGAAGGGGATCCAAAGATCAAATCAAAAATTAAAGAAAAACAACGTCAAATGGCGATGCAAAGAATGATGCAAGAAGTACCGCAAGCGGATGTTGTCATTACAAACCCTACTCATTTTGCTGTAGCGTTAAAGTATGATGAAGAAAAAGCTGATGCGCCTTATGTAGTTGCAAAAGGTGTTGATTATATGGCATTGAAAATTAGACAGATAGCAAGTAACCATGATATTGAAACAGTGGAAAATCGACCATTAGCTCGTGCTTTATATGCAGATGCAGAAATTGGTCAAACAATTCCAGAAGAATTTTTTAAAACAGTAGCTGAAATTTTGGCATATGTGTATCGTTTGAAAAAGAAAGTTTAA
- the flhA gene encoding flagellar biosynthesis protein FlhA, with translation MTARDLGVLVGVILIIAMLIIPFPPWLLSILIIVNISLALIVILVSMNMQEALQFSIFPSLLLLLTLFRLGLNVSTTRSILAKGEAGQVIETFGSFVIGGNPLVGLVVFLILVIIQFLVITKGSERVSEVAARFTLDAMPGKQMSIDADLNAGMISEVEARERRTKIEREADFYGAMDGASKFVKGDAIAGIIIVIINIVFGMIIGMVQMDLSLAEASSRFTLLTVGDGLVSQIPALLISTATGIVVTRAASDGNLGDDIATQLFAYPKLLYVAGATIAGLGLFTPIGPKLTLPIAAGLAAGGYFLGRNEAKSKELQEFETDSSDDEQEDMKSPESVVNLLTVDPIEFEFGYGLIPLADANQGGDLLDRIVMIRRQLALELGLVVPVVRIRDNIQLQPNEYRMKIKGNELARGELLLDHYMAMSPGIEDESIEGIETVEPAFGLPAIWISEEMKETAELSGYTVVDPPSVVSTHLTEIIKNNAHELLGRQETQQLIDHLKESYPILVDEVTPSPLSVGEVQKVLANLLRERVSIRNLPVIFEALADYGKLSDDTSLLTEYVRQALARQLTRHFAIEGESLKVVTLSGNVEKIIAENVQQTEHGNFLSLDPNDSQLIIQQISIEIERLSMQEQTPILLCSPAVRMYVKQLIDPYLPAVPVLSYNELETTVEVQSVGVVDVA, from the coding sequence ATGACAGCAAGAGACCTTGGAGTATTAGTTGGTGTAATTCTAATTATAGCCATGCTTATCATTCCTTTTCCACCGTGGTTGTTGAGCATTTTAATTATCGTTAATATATCTCTTGCACTCATCGTGATCCTCGTTTCAATGAATATGCAAGAAGCTTTACAGTTTTCAATTTTTCCATCTTTACTATTACTACTTACATTGTTTCGATTAGGGTTAAACGTGTCAACGACTCGTTCAATCTTAGCTAAAGGTGAAGCAGGACAAGTTATTGAAACATTTGGTTCCTTTGTAATTGGAGGAAATCCATTAGTAGGTCTTGTAGTATTCTTGATTTTGGTTATTATTCAATTTCTCGTTATAACAAAAGGATCTGAGCGTGTATCAGAAGTTGCCGCTCGTTTTACACTCGATGCGATGCCAGGGAAACAAATGAGTATAGATGCAGATCTTAATGCAGGTATGATTTCGGAAGTAGAAGCACGAGAACGCCGTACAAAGATTGAGAGAGAAGCAGACTTTTATGGTGCGATGGATGGTGCAAGTAAATTCGTTAAAGGGGATGCAATTGCAGGGATTATCATCGTTATCATAAATATTGTATTTGGTATGATAATTGGTATGGTGCAAATGGATTTATCACTTGCAGAAGCTTCGTCTCGTTTTACGCTATTAACGGTAGGGGATGGACTTGTGAGTCAAATACCAGCACTATTGATTTCTACCGCAACAGGAATTGTTGTTACACGTGCTGCGTCTGATGGCAACTTAGGTGATGATATTGCTACACAGTTATTTGCGTATCCGAAGTTATTATATGTTGCTGGTGCTACGATTGCTGGACTAGGCCTATTCACACCAATTGGTCCAAAGCTCACATTACCAATCGCTGCAGGTCTAGCTGCGGGTGGTTATTTTCTCGGTCGAAATGAAGCAAAATCGAAAGAGTTACAAGAGTTTGAGACTGATAGTAGTGATGATGAACAAGAGGATATGAAAAGTCCTGAAAGCGTCGTTAATTTGTTAACGGTTGATCCGATTGAGTTTGAATTTGGGTATGGATTAATACCGTTAGCAGATGCCAATCAAGGTGGAGACTTACTTGATCGGATTGTAATGATTCGCCGCCAATTAGCTTTAGAATTAGGTCTAGTTGTGCCAGTCGTGAGAATCCGAGATAACATACAATTACAGCCGAATGAATACCGGATGAAAATTAAAGGTAATGAGCTAGCACGTGGTGAGTTGTTACTTGATCACTATATGGCTATGAGTCCGGGTATTGAAGATGAGTCTATTGAAGGAATAGAAACTGTCGAACCAGCATTTGGACTTCCAGCAATTTGGATTTCCGAAGAGATGAAAGAAACAGCAGAGTTATCAGGTTATACGGTGGTTGATCCTCCTTCTGTCGTTTCAACTCATTTAACCGAGATTATCAAAAATAATGCACATGAGTTACTCGGTAGGCAGGAAACACAACAATTAATCGACCATTTAAAAGAATCTTATCCTATTTTAGTTGATGAAGTGACACCAAGCCCATTATCAGTTGGAGAAGTGCAAAAAGTCCTTGCCAATTTATTACGTGAACGTGTATCCATTCGTAATTTGCCTGTTATTTTTGAGGCATTGGCTGACTATGGAAAATTATCTGACGATACAAGTCTATTAACGGAATATGTTCGTCAAGCACTTGCTCGTCAACTGACTCGTCACTTTGCAATTGAAGGGGAATCTTTAAAAGTGGTGACATTATCAGGTAATGTAGAGAAGATTATTGCTGAGAACGTTCAACAGACAGAACATGGGAATTTCTTGTCTCTTGACCCGAATGATTCACAATTAATTATTCAACAAATTTCCATAGAGATTGAGCGATTATCAATGCAGGAACAAACGCCAATTTTGCTATGTTCACCAGCTGTTCGAATGTATGTCAAACAGTTAATTGACCCGTATCTTCCTGCTGTGCCAGTATTATCATATAATGAACTTGAAACAACTGTAGAAGTTCAAAGTGTTGGGGTGGTGGATGTTGCATGA
- the fliQ gene encoding flagellar biosynthesis protein FliQ, translated as MDSQFVIGLAEKGINTVLLISMPLLSLALGIGLLVSIFQATTQIQEQTLAFIPKIVAVLLGLIFFGPWMLSQIVDFTYQILSNLHLYIG; from the coding sequence ATGGATTCACAATTCGTGATCGGATTAGCAGAAAAAGGGATTAATACAGTATTACTTATATCAATGCCACTATTAAGCTTAGCGTTAGGGATCGGGTTACTTGTGAGTATTTTTCAGGCAACAACACAGATCCAAGAACAGACACTTGCATTTATACCGAAGATTGTAGCAGTATTACTAGGTTTAATTTTCTTTGGACCATGGATGTTATCACAAATAGTCGACTTTACTTATCAAATACTTAGTAATCTACACTTATATATAGGTTAG
- the fliR gene encoding flagellar biosynthetic protein FliR, protein MIQFVNEFPVLMLILARVSSFFVTVPLFSYRNIPTTHKIGLSFFISYLIFFTIDRPNLEIDYLYIMLVMKEVIVGLLIGLAAYIVTTVIQIAGGFIDFQMGFAIANVIDPQTGVQSPIMGQYIYTFAILLMLVLNAHHLLLDGVFYSYQIVPLEQVWPHIGKGELAEFMTKTFNSVFIIAFQMAIPLVGCLFLMDVALGIVARTVPQLNVFVVGLPLKILVSFFVMTLMMPVFMMLVQDVFMLMFKTMRGLMEIIGGT, encoded by the coding sequence ATGATTCAATTTGTGAATGAATTTCCGGTCCTTATGCTTATTCTCGCACGTGTCAGTTCATTTTTTGTGACGGTTCCATTATTTTCATATCGAAACATTCCAACGACACATAAAATTGGTTTATCATTTTTTATATCATACTTAATTTTCTTTACAATTGATCGACCTAATCTTGAGATAGATTACTTGTATATTATGCTAGTAATGAAAGAAGTTATTGTAGGTTTATTAATCGGACTTGCCGCTTATATCGTAACGACGGTTATTCAAATTGCGGGAGGATTTATAGACTTTCAAATGGGTTTTGCGATTGCAAATGTAATTGATCCACAAACAGGAGTTCAGAGTCCAATCATGGGTCAATACATCTATACTTTTGCGATACTATTAATGCTTGTTTTAAATGCACATCACTTATTGTTAGATGGGGTTTTCTACAGTTATCAAATTGTACCACTTGAACAAGTGTGGCCTCATATTGGAAAAGGTGAGTTGGCTGAGTTTATGACGAAGACATTTAATTCAGTATTCATTATCGCCTTTCAGATGGCTATCCCATTAGTTGGTTGTTTGTTTTTAATGGATGTTGCGCTTGGGATTGTTGCAAGGACAGTGCCACAGTTAAATGTATTCGTTGTCGGATTACCTCTAAAGATCTTAGTTAGCTTTTTTGTTATGACGTTAATGATGCCTGTCTTTATGATGTTAGTTCAAGATGTCTTCATGTTAATGTTTAAAACTATGAGAGGTCTTATGGAGATTATTGGAGGCACTTAA
- the fliP gene encoding flagellar type III secretion system pore protein FliP (The bacterial flagellar biogenesis protein FliP forms a type III secretion system (T3SS)-type pore required for flagellar assembly.) — protein MDPSILNSDPANVSTTIKLILLLTVLSLAPSILILMTCFTRIVIVLSFVRTSLATQQMPPTQVLISLALFLTFFIMGPTFAEVNEQALTPFIEGELTQEEAYTKAVGPFKEFMSKHTRQKDLELFLSYAQMERPQTIDDIPMTALIPAFAISEIKTAFQIGFMIFVPFLVIDMAVASVLMSMGMMMLPPVMISLPFKILLFVLVDGWYLVVKSLLASY, from the coding sequence ATTGATCCGAGTATATTAAATAGTGACCCTGCTAATGTCTCTACAACGATAAAACTAATCCTTCTTCTCACTGTTCTTTCTCTAGCTCCAAGCATTCTTATATTAATGACGTGTTTTACGAGAATCGTCATTGTTTTATCTTTTGTACGAACATCACTTGCTACTCAGCAAATGCCACCTACGCAAGTGTTGATAAGTCTAGCATTATTTTTAACCTTTTTTATTATGGGCCCAACATTTGCTGAGGTAAATGAGCAAGCATTAACACCGTTTATTGAAGGTGAACTTACGCAAGAAGAAGCATACACGAAGGCTGTAGGACCATTTAAAGAATTTATGAGTAAGCATACGAGACAAAAAGATTTAGAGCTATTTCTTAGCTATGCACAAATGGAAAGACCACAAACAATAGATGATATTCCGATGACAGCATTAATTCCTGCTTTTGCAATTAGTGAGATAAAAACTGCCTTTCAAATTGGGTTTATGATTTTTGTTCCCTTTTTAGTAATTGATATGGCTGTTGCAAGTGTATTAATGTCGATGGGGATGATGATGCTACCGCCAGTAATGATTTCATTACCGTTTAAAATTTTATTATTCGTATTAGTAGATGGTTGGTATCTCGTCGTAAAATCATTGTTAGCAAGTTATTAG